From the Desulfovibrio sp. JY genome, one window contains:
- a CDS encoding tyrosine-type recombinase/integrase — MKVEPITSARDIRSIKKLLSDQPRNKLLFIMGINTGLRVQDILVLRISDVKHVNVGDRIVIREKKTGKENVFMINKEIKEALDEYLKTIEPKDELFLFKSRKGKNSPLTTYAVTMYVQQWCDAINLHINAGAHTLRKTFCYHQRKTHGTSWEVIAKRLNHSSPSITRRYLGVKEEEVEEILLKSI; from the coding sequence ATGAAGGTCGAGCCAATAACTAGCGCACGTGACATCAGGAGCATAAAAAAGCTCTTGTCGGATCAACCTCGCAACAAATTGTTGTTCATCATGGGGATCAACACTGGACTCCGGGTACAGGACATCCTTGTACTCAGAATATCGGATGTAAAACACGTCAATGTCGGTGATCGCATTGTCATTCGTGAAAAAAAGACGGGCAAAGAGAACGTTTTCATGATCAACAAGGAAATCAAGGAGGCACTTGATGAGTACTTGAAGACCATCGAGCCCAAGGATGAACTGTTTCTGTTCAAGAGTCGAAAGGGTAAGAACAGTCCTTTAACCACATACGCAGTAACAATGTATGTGCAGCAATGGTGCGATGCGATCAATTTACATATCAATGCCGGGGCTCACACCTTGAGGAAGACCTTCTGTTACCATCAAAGAAAGACTCACGGCACTTCGTGGGAAGTTATAGCAAAAAGGCTCAATCATAGCAGCCCGAGCATCACACGAAGATACCTAGGCGTGAAGGAGGAAGAAGTCGAAGAAATTTTGCTAAAATCGATCTAA
- a CDS encoding helix-turn-helix domain-containing protein, with translation MPIASKFDAMKLRTMITEGKTAQQIMDVFDIPKTTLKNHLTKLMTLDEKFYKIEGMDARVASGSVKFSGTGLRLSPTLLANYGFKQGDEFKVSCMEEGRIVLEKK, from the coding sequence ATGCCTATCGCATCTAAATTCGACGCGATGAAACTTCGCACGATGATCACCGAAGGAAAGACCGCTCAACAAATTATGGATGTCTTCGATATTCCCAAAACCACCCTGAAAAATCATCTCACGAAACTTATGACGCTTGATGAGAAGTTCTACAAGATCGAAGGGATGGATGCTCGTGTGGCATCTGGAAGCGTGAAGTTCTCTGGTACTGGTCTCCGTCTGTCCCCGACGCTCCTGGCCAACTACGGCTTCAAGCAGGGCGACGAGTTCAAGGTCTCCTGCATGGAAGAGGGGAGAATTGTTCTGGAGAAGAAGTAG
- a CDS encoding site-specific integrase — MGVYQRDSRWMVYWHVNGKRHDKSFGRGDLAQAKAQVFDKAVQDAIEHGLEIPDPATATASVQVVKTVSMTDAPTGEVLGQKPVGITLLELGHRYLDHMRASGRTDKHIRNIERLLENQFVPVIGDKPVDSLTYQGDMVPFILHFKGVSGTTKKTRSQYTVNKYCDYLSFIFNFGIENGLTKVNPLKNWRKPKVQPWDLKLTLDDAKKIMACAEPHLRWAMEVCFNLGTRPGESELLSLRWENIDFTAGTVRIYATKTKTYRTVPINPAFLKRLEEEKASSQSEYVIEYMGRKLTTIRKAFKHACQRAGITYPTRMYDLRHLFATTLLSKGADLAAVSKMMGHATVKMTADTYYHYMEGEKERAVKLLPALEVA; from the coding sequence ATGGGTGTCTATCAACGTGATAGCCGTTGGATGGTCTATTGGCATGTCAACGGCAAAAGACACGACAAATCCTTTGGTCGTGGTGATCTTGCTCAAGCCAAAGCACAGGTCTTCGACAAAGCGGTTCAAGATGCTATCGAGCATGGTCTGGAAATTCCAGATCCTGCGACAGCTACGGCATCCGTCCAGGTGGTCAAGACCGTCAGCATGACGGATGCGCCCACGGGAGAAGTCCTCGGACAGAAACCTGTCGGGATCACCCTGCTCGAGCTTGGCCACCGTTACCTGGATCACATGCGTGCATCAGGACGGACGGATAAGCACATCCGCAACATCGAACGATTGCTGGAGAACCAGTTCGTACCTGTGATCGGTGACAAACCAGTCGACTCCCTGACCTACCAGGGCGACATGGTTCCGTTCATCCTGCACTTCAAAGGCGTCAGCGGCACCACCAAGAAGACCAGATCGCAGTACACGGTGAATAAGTACTGTGATTATTTGAGTTTCATCTTCAACTTCGGCATCGAAAATGGTTTGACCAAAGTCAACCCGCTGAAAAACTGGAGAAAGCCCAAGGTCCAGCCCTGGGACTTGAAGCTGACCCTGGACGACGCCAAGAAGATCATGGCCTGTGCCGAACCACACCTGAGATGGGCGATGGAGGTGTGCTTCAACCTGGGCACTCGACCAGGGGAATCGGAGCTCCTGTCACTACGTTGGGAGAACATCGATTTCACCGCTGGCACTGTGCGTATCTACGCCACCAAAACCAAGACCTATCGGACGGTCCCGATCAATCCCGCCTTCCTGAAGCGTCTGGAGGAGGAGAAGGCATCGAGCCAGTCCGAATATGTCATCGAGTACATGGGACGGAAGCTGACGACGATCCGAAAAGCGTTCAAGCATGCCTGTCAGCGCGCCGGAATCACCTACCCTACTCGGATGTATGATCTTCGGCACCTGTTTGCGACCACCCTGCTCAGCAAAGGTGCTGACCTGGCTGCTGTATCCAAGATGATGGGGCATGCCACGGTGAAGATGACGGCAGACACCTATTACCACTACATGGAGGGCGAAAAGGAACGAGCAGTCAAACTGTTACCCGCATTGGAAGTGGCTTAA
- a CDS encoding response regulator has translation MLERKSHSEWPEGTESLVLIAEDESEIAEILAAYLARGGMRTVHAADGLRALELHQALKPDLVLLDVQMPGRDGWQVLSEIRHRGDTPVIMLTAHDQDIDKLMGLRIGADDYIVKPFNPAEVVARTQAVLRRSMTRGNCQNRRILRVAPFLIDLENHEASVRVLGQRQILTLTLTEFKLLAHLAGAPKRVFSRTELLVACLPEGDALERTVDSHISKLRKKLEDLGVQGIPVGVRGVGYKLRGNE, from the coding sequence ATGCTTGAACGGAAATCCCACTCCGAGTGGCCCGAAGGTACCGAATCCCTGGTGCTGATCGCCGAGGACGAGTCCGAGATCGCCGAAATCCTCGCCGCCTATCTGGCGCGCGGCGGCATGCGCACTGTGCATGCCGCAGACGGCCTCCGGGCGCTCGAGCTGCACCAGGCCCTTAAGCCCGACCTCGTACTGCTCGACGTGCAGATGCCGGGCAGGGACGGGTGGCAGGTGCTTTCCGAGATCCGCCATCGGGGTGACACGCCCGTCATCATGCTGACGGCGCACGACCAGGACATCGACAAACTGATGGGGCTGCGCATCGGCGCCGACGACTATATCGTCAAGCCGTTCAATCCGGCTGAAGTCGTGGCCAGGACGCAGGCGGTGCTGCGCCGCTCCATGACGCGCGGCAATTGCCAAAATCGGCGCATCCTGCGCGTAGCGCCTTTTCTAATCGACCTGGAGAACCACGAAGCCAGCGTACGGGTCTTGGGCCAGCGCCAGATCCTGACGCTGACGTTGACGGAGTTTAAGCTGCTGGCCCATCTGGCGGGTGCGCCCAAGCGGGTGTTCAGCCGCACCGAACTGCTGGTCGCCTGCCTGCCGGAGGGGGATGCCCTGGAGCGCACGGTGGACAGCCACATCAGCAAGCTTCGCAAGAAGCTGGAGGATCTCGGCGTCCAGGGAATCCCGGTTGGCGTGCGCGGGGTCGGCTACAAGTTGCGGGGCAACGAATGA
- a CDS encoding AAA family ATPase, which yields MDSTWDEICRLVQQADQLDADGRLRIFAYLAQTLSLIPLRDRFPTQAEIEEHGSLAKAAKKYKAPIEKGWNRWCHEKRPFDRTDCSTDRAGIACGPASGVLVLDVDNPHLFDVWMQEHHPDDSLPVTLKVRTGGHGERFHYYFQYPSGDEQYFCRSVKGIFDIRGIGGQVLCPGSLHPETRKPYIFAEMAPIAPAPLWLLEMSKKSNGGKKDDDEQSHLDSISKKQILEIAPVDSFLSNLDLSDDTKQKILTTFPHGQRSEPSWSVLLGLLNANVDESTIKAIYQSYPIGEKARENPKWFEREIERAKQIIAQNPIGVNMQLGFSSGASSSSSDSEYGIVNAFEVLTAQTSFEFLIDNFWPKDEPLLITGYGGAGKSVLTLQIAMDLVFPPVNGFLDKFKVLHGGHRVLFVQSENSLVGMRRRLELIRSAYAIPDDVIQQKLFFLGRRNDIRASGDIDSKQFQDIIKKQHGVIGFDILIVDPLISFHDKDENSNDEMRRLLDNFSEFCESLKISPLIIHHHGKFKQERGVGGGRGASAIGDWSPNTWELEYKEKDKKFKFIHKKARNFMLNDDAVLEMQNLRFTPSTSSGQSSGKNDTTYYVIKALQNLNGVAQTQTVLKNEVVNVYKAENPAGSITAVTAVKYITDAVNKSAVKAIPGTRGSISYQL from the coding sequence ATGGACTCCACCTGGGACGAAATTTGCCGACTGGTCCAGCAGGCCGATCAACTTGACGCTGACGGTCGTCTCAGGATTTTTGCGTATCTGGCCCAGACACTTTCCCTCATCCCTCTCCGTGACCGATTTCCGACTCAGGCCGAGATCGAGGAGCACGGTTCGCTGGCCAAAGCGGCCAAGAAGTACAAAGCTCCGATCGAGAAAGGTTGGAATCGGTGGTGTCACGAGAAGCGCCCCTTTGACCGAACGGATTGCAGCACCGACCGTGCGGGCATCGCTTGTGGCCCAGCCAGTGGTGTCCTGGTGCTCGATGTCGATAATCCCCATCTGTTTGACGTATGGATGCAAGAGCATCATCCAGATGATTCGCTGCCCGTGACCTTGAAGGTGAGAACTGGCGGCCACGGTGAGCGATTTCATTACTATTTCCAGTATCCATCCGGGGATGAACAATATTTTTGCCGTTCAGTAAAGGGAATCTTCGACATCCGTGGCATCGGTGGCCAAGTTCTTTGTCCTGGTTCGTTGCATCCAGAGACACGAAAGCCCTATATCTTTGCTGAAATGGCTCCCATTGCGCCCGCGCCGTTATGGCTCTTGGAAATGAGCAAAAAGTCCAATGGCGGCAAGAAAGATGACGACGAACAAAGCCATCTCGACAGTATAAGCAAGAAACAGATTCTGGAGATTGCTCCTGTAGATAGTTTTTTGTCTAATTTGGATCTGTCAGATGACACTAAACAGAAAATCCTCACAACTTTTCCTCATGGGCAAAGGTCTGAACCATCTTGGTCCGTTCTTTTGGGGTTGCTCAATGCCAATGTTGATGAATCGACAATAAAAGCTATTTATCAAAGCTATCCCATTGGAGAAAAAGCAAGAGAAAATCCAAAGTGGTTTGAGCGTGAAATTGAACGAGCGAAACAAATTATTGCCCAAAATCCTATAGGGGTAAATATGCAACTCGGTTTCTCTTCTGGAGCGAGCAGTTCTTCTTCTGATTCTGAGTATGGAATTGTCAATGCGTTTGAAGTCTTAACGGCGCAAACAAGCTTTGAGTTTCTTATAGATAATTTTTGGCCAAAAGATGAACCGTTGCTGATCACTGGGTATGGTGGGGCTGGCAAGTCAGTCCTGACATTACAAATTGCCATGGATCTTGTTTTCCCTCCAGTCAATGGGTTCTTGGACAAATTTAAAGTGCTTCATGGCGGACATCGTGTTCTTTTTGTGCAATCTGAAAATTCTTTGGTTGGAATGCGACGGAGGCTTGAACTTATACGCAGCGCTTACGCTATCCCAGATGATGTTATTCAGCAGAAGCTTTTCTTTCTCGGTAGAAGAAATGACATTAGGGCTTCTGGCGATATTGATAGTAAACAATTTCAAGATATAATCAAAAAGCAGCATGGCGTGATAGGATTCGATATTCTCATCGTAGACCCGCTTATAAGTTTTCATGATAAAGATGAAAATTCAAATGACGAGATGCGTAGGCTTTTAGACAATTTTTCAGAATTTTGTGAAAGTCTCAAAATCTCGCCGTTGATCATACATCACCATGGGAAATTTAAGCAAGAAAGAGGCGTTGGTGGTGGGCGAGGTGCAAGTGCTATCGGTGATTGGTCTCCTAACACCTGGGAACTCGAATATAAAGAAAAAGACAAGAAATTCAAATTCATCCACAAAAAAGCAAGAAACTTTATGTTGAACGATGATGCTGTGCTTGAGATGCAAAATTTGAGATTTACCCCATCAACTTCTTCAGGTCAATCTAGTGGGAAAAATGATACTACTTACTATGTTATAAAAGCTTTACAAAATTTGAATGGAGTTGCTCAAACTCAAACGGTGCTGAAGAATGAAGTCGTTAATGTTTACAAAGCAGAAAATCCTGCTGGAAGTATTACCGCTGTGACGGCTGTTAAGTACATCACAGATGCCGTTAATAAAAGCGCTGTTAAGGCCATCCCTGGAACAAGAGGATCGATATCCTATCAGCTTTAA
- a CDS encoding helix-turn-helix transcriptional regulator, with amino-acid sequence MPEKVNPVFFADCAARSFFDQVANKWSVMILTILEEKPARFNEFMRRLEGITHKALTQALRRLERNGLIMRRVIATSPVAVEYSITELGITLQIPLEAVYTWAIKHLAQIEEARKHYDIKVEHHAVSGGR; translated from the coding sequence ATGCCAGAAAAAGTGAACCCTGTTTTTTTCGCGGACTGCGCGGCGCGGTCATTCTTCGACCAAGTTGCAAACAAATGGTCTGTGATGATTTTGACTATCCTAGAAGAGAAGCCGGCTCGATTTAACGAGTTCATGCGCAGGCTTGAGGGCATTACGCATAAGGCGTTGACGCAGGCATTGAGGCGACTGGAAAGAAATGGGTTGATTATGCGCAGGGTGATTGCAACTTCTCCTGTCGCCGTCGAGTATTCAATCACCGAGCTTGGCATAACGCTGCAGATACCTTTAGAAGCTGTCTACACTTGGGCGATAAAGCACCTTGCCCAAATTGAAGAAGCACGTAAGCACTATGACATTAAAGTGGAACATCACGCAGTGTCTGGCGGCCGGTGA
- a CDS encoding HAMP domain-containing protein, which produces MKLVGLSRQIMLAMMAIALGVALLVILTSYAFYYLWQIYWPDNSLDYSWIPAGPEWIWIIGATLAGLALSILVAVNLSRRILVPLNSVAASIRRVAQGDLDARAVPGDRSLGEAAQLADDFNALANQLQRMTEEQAFWNAAIAHELRTPVTILRGRLQGLAEGVFTPSTSQFLSLLTQVEGLTRLIEDLRVVSLVESGHLDLQLREAQLDAEINAVVDMVGDALQSAGQRAILDLDARSVCCDPVRIRQALLALLNNVCRYAVAGHVRIQSHVKDGWCELSVEDDGPGMPEDLIPYLFTAFRRAQGARSGGSGLGLAVVAAIARAHGGRATCSTAASGGSVFTLTWPIDPVHGLPGPDRGEHE; this is translated from the coding sequence ATGAAATTGGTCGGGCTGAGTCGCCAGATCATGCTGGCGATGATGGCGATCGCGCTGGGCGTCGCGTTGCTCGTCATCCTGACGTCGTACGCGTTCTACTATCTGTGGCAAATCTATTGGCCTGATAATTCCTTGGACTACAGCTGGATACCTGCGGGGCCGGAGTGGATATGGATCATCGGCGCGACGCTGGCCGGTCTGGCGTTGTCTATTCTCGTGGCAGTCAACCTGTCGCGCCGCATTCTGGTTCCGCTGAACTCGGTGGCGGCCAGCATCCGCCGCGTGGCTCAGGGGGATCTCGACGCGCGTGCCGTGCCGGGCGATCGCTCTCTGGGCGAAGCCGCCCAATTGGCGGACGACTTCAATGCGCTGGCGAATCAGTTGCAGCGCATGACCGAGGAACAGGCGTTCTGGAACGCCGCGATCGCTCACGAACTGCGCACCCCTGTGACAATCCTGCGCGGCCGCCTGCAAGGCCTGGCCGAAGGCGTTTTCACGCCCAGCACATCCCAGTTCCTCAGCTTGCTGACGCAGGTTGAGGGCTTGACGCGATTGATCGAGGATCTGCGCGTGGTGAGTCTGGTGGAAAGCGGCCATCTGGATTTGCAGTTGCGAGAGGCGCAGCTTGACGCTGAAATCAACGCCGTGGTGGACATGGTTGGTGACGCGCTGCAGTCGGCGGGCCAGCGTGCGATCCTGGACCTGGACGCACGGTCCGTATGCTGCGATCCGGTGCGTATCCGGCAGGCGCTGCTGGCGCTCCTGAATAACGTGTGCCGGTATGCCGTGGCGGGGCACGTGCGAATCCAGTCTCACGTGAAGGATGGCTGGTGTGAACTCAGCGTCGAGGATGACGGGCCAGGCATGCCAGAAGACTTAATTCCTTATTTGTTTACGGCGTTCAGACGCGCGCAAGGCGCGCGCTCGGGCGGCAGCGGCCTGGGGTTGGCCGTGGTGGCCGCCATCGCGCGTGCGCATGGGGGACGCGCTACATGCAGCACGGCCGCCAGCGGCGGCTCGGTTTTCACGCTGACCTGGCCCATCGACCCAGTCCATGGCCTGCCAGGGCCAGATCGTGGCGAACACGAATGA
- a CDS encoding alpha/beta hydrolase — MKTQNTTMSRRGLMKLLGLTAASSIMAKPLRDIMTLMGLATATTTPIQAFAASKRIAKLFYTDTGKGRNMMLLHGWSCDSHDWSWQLPAFESRYRVVAIDLRGHGRSEVMQSGTYMPDDYVADIETLIETKFSSETFVLVGHSMGGQIAARLANKRPDLIEGVVSVDGSLGFSDKLAPTFQKAVDDLQRDNPADVGSALFAGFYDKATDPALKRWHARRLQGTPVYPVRESFGPLFFGPNQVGLGKQSEVFCKTISIPFYHLCRGKGQADRMRTWFSHPKSKVDLWEAAGHWIMQDRKDDVNASIITWVDML; from the coding sequence TTGAAAACACAAAACACGACCATGTCCCGGCGCGGCCTAATGAAACTGCTAGGCCTGACCGCAGCCTCGTCAATTATGGCCAAGCCCCTACGCGACATTATGACGCTGATGGGGTTAGCCACCGCTACAACTACTCCAATACAGGCCTTCGCCGCAAGCAAACGAATTGCTAAACTCTTTTATACCGACACCGGAAAAGGCAGAAATATGATGCTTCTTCACGGTTGGAGTTGTGATTCTCACGATTGGAGTTGGCAACTCCCAGCATTTGAAAGCCGTTATCGCGTTGTTGCGATAGATCTACGCGGACACGGTAGATCTGAGGTAATGCAGTCTGGAACTTACATGCCGGATGACTATGTCGCAGACATCGAAACTCTCATCGAAACCAAGTTTTCAAGCGAGACATTTGTGCTGGTGGGACACTCGATGGGAGGGCAAATCGCTGCCCGCCTAGCGAACAAACGACCGGACCTGATTGAGGGGGTCGTCTCGGTTGATGGTTCGCTCGGATTTTCCGACAAACTCGCTCCCACATTTCAAAAGGCAGTTGATGATCTACAACGCGATAATCCAGCCGATGTAGGGTCCGCCTTGTTTGCTGGATTCTACGACAAAGCCACAGACCCTGCTTTAAAACGGTGGCATGCCAGACGTCTTCAGGGCACACCGGTCTATCCTGTACGTGAATCCTTTGGCCCTTTGTTTTTTGGCCCCAATCAAGTCGGACTTGGAAAGCAAAGCGAGGTATTCTGCAAAACCATCAGCATCCCATTCTATCATCTTTGTAGAGGTAAAGGACAAGCCGATCGGATGCGTACATGGTTTTCTCACCCGAAATCAAAGGTCGATCTGTGGGAAGCCGCTGGCCATTGGATCATGCAGGATCGGAAGGACGATGTGAATGCGTCGATCATCACCTGGGTCGATATGCTTTGA
- a CDS encoding IS3 family transposase (programmed frameshift), with amino-acid sequence MSRQSANEIPTVEVVNMVERRRWPLAEKLRIVEESSRPGMSVSYVARQYGVAPSLLFRWRKLMSEGGKVAVQADEEVVSASENRALKKRVRELERLLGKKTMEVEILKEGIKIARGKKTDLAHAVALRGGFPVKRVAEAFDVARSQLSERLVPGPRNRSPRYSKAQDEVLLPLIREIVDGRLTYGYRRVCALLNRRLVQLGEARVNHKRVYRIMRLHGLLLARHTGNRPERSHEGKVITLRRNLRWSSDAFEVGCWNGEKVRVVFALDCCDREIMGFAASTCGISGSMVRDLMLECVEKRFGMSHAPHRVEWLTDNGSCFAAKETVQFASWLGLVSRFTPVRSPESNGMAEAFVKTFKRDYVYVNDRPDAQTVLSQLAAWFEDYNEMHPHKGLRMLSPREFIRLSATAGCPV; translated from the exons ATGTCCAGACAGAGTGCTAACGAGATTCCCACGGTCGAGGTGGTCAACATGGTCGAGCGCCGTCGTTGGCCGTTGGCGGAAAAACTGCGGATCGTGGAGGAGTCGTCCCGGCCAGGGATGAGCGTTTCCTACGTGGCCCGCCAATATGGCGTTGCGCCAAGTCTCCTCTTCCGCTGGAGGAAACTCATGAGCGAGGGCGGCAAGGTCGCGGTTCAGGCAGACGAAGAGGTGGTCAGCGCCTCTGAGAATCGCGCGCTCAAGAAGCGGGTCCGGGAGTTGGAACGACTCCTGGGCAAGAAGACGATGGAAGTGGAAATCCTCAAGGAAGGCATCAAAATCGCGCGCG GAAAAAAAACTGATCTCGCGCACGCCGTTGCCCTTCGAGGAGGATTCCCTGTGAAGCGGGTGGCAGAGGCGTTCGACGTGGCCCGTTCGCAGTTGTCCGAACGACTGGTGCCCGGACCAAGGAACCGCTCTCCCCGTTATTCCAAGGCCCAGGACGAAGTCCTGCTACCTTTGATCCGTGAGATCGTCGACGGGCGGCTGACCTACGGCTACCGGCGGGTGTGCGCGCTACTGAACCGGCGTCTCGTGCAACTGGGGGAAGCCCGGGTAAACCACAAACGCGTGTACCGGATCATGCGGCTTCACGGCCTGCTTTTGGCCAGGCACACGGGCAACAGGCCCGAGCGGTCGCATGAAGGCAAGGTCATCACCCTGCGACGCAACCTGCGTTGGAGTTCGGACGCGTTCGAGGTCGGCTGTTGGAACGGCGAGAAAGTGCGTGTGGTCTTTGCTCTGGACTGCTGCGACCGCGAGATCATGGGGTTTGCTGCCTCGACGTGCGGCATCTCAGGTTCGATGGTGCGCGACCTGATGCTGGAATGCGTGGAGAAACGATTCGGCATGAGCCATGCGCCGCATCGGGTGGAATGGCTAACCGACAATGGCTCCTGCTTCGCGGCCAAGGAGACTGTGCAATTCGCGTCCTGGCTGGGCCTAGTGAGCAGGTTCACCCCGGTCAGAAGCCCGGAGAGCAACGGCATGGCCGAGGCCTTCGTAAAGACCTTCAAACGCGATTACGTGTACGTCAACGATCGCCCGGACGCCCAGACCGTCCTGAGCCAGCTTGCGGCATGGTTCGAGGACTACAATGAAATGCACCCCCACAAAGGGCTGCGGATGCTCTCACCCAGGGAGTTTATCCGCTTGTCAGCAACTGCGGGGTGTCCGGTTTAA
- a CDS encoding flavodoxin family protein: MRCIINDDMQKIYDALAHADVLVLGSPIYMGQMSSQTKIFTDRLFAQYNPRFSPHFRGQNVAKKIVLVFSQGNPDPCKFQAYYDYTRNIFKMLEFEVEGVHVVAGTRNEQAQERKNLCTAMKGVGSSLVLEQFLE; encoded by the coding sequence ATGCGTTGCATTATAAATGATGATATGCAAAAAATTTATGACGCACTTGCGCATGCAGATGTCCTTGTTTTAGGATCGCCCATTTACATGGGACAGATGAGCTCCCAGACGAAGATATTCACCGACAGGTTGTTCGCGCAGTACAATCCGCGATTTTCTCCCCATTTTAGGGGGCAAAATGTTGCGAAAAAGATAGTCCTTGTATTTAGTCAGGGAAATCCTGACCCATGTAAATTTCAAGCGTATTATGATTACACAAGAAACATATTTAAGATGCTGGAATTTGAGGTGGAGGGTGTGCATGTCGTCGCCGGTACGCGGAATGAACAGGCACAAGAAAGAAAAAATTTGTGCACTGCCATGAAAGGCGTTGGTTCATCATTAGTGCTAGAACAATTTTTGGAATAA
- a CDS encoding efflux RND transporter periplasmic adaptor subunit, translated as MKIKRLCRHGGLFALAVLLLAGCSQAEPEETLPPPLVSVMTVTPSRLELSEVLPGRVAAVRIAEIRPQVSGIVQRRLFEQGTEVRAGQPLFQINPAPFKADVDATRAALQRAEVALARAQLQTRRLRTLVEVGAVSHQVYDDAVSLRDQAAADVAQARATLKRRQLDLKFATVEAPISGRIEQALVSEGALVGRGDSSPMARIHQIDQVYVDVRRPASSLESLRQALATRQANAEEGLPVAILRSDGEAYDVTGRILFSGINVDAGTGDVLLRVLVDNPQRLLLPGMFVRARVPRTSYAAALMVPQQAVIRNDGAPQIWILDAQNRAKLTPVKLGELLNRHYRVQSGLAAGQTIVVEGMARLSNGIKVQAHEWQTPEPTTAALSH; from the coding sequence ATGAAGATCAAACGACTGTGCCGCCATGGCGGCTTGTTTGCCCTAGCGGTTTTGCTATTGGCCGGCTGCAGTCAGGCCGAACCGGAGGAGACGCTCCCCCCACCACTGGTATCCGTTATGACCGTCACGCCGTCGCGGTTGGAACTGAGTGAGGTTCTGCCAGGGCGCGTCGCCGCGGTACGCATCGCCGAGATCCGGCCGCAGGTCAGCGGCATCGTCCAGCGCCGCCTGTTCGAACAGGGCACCGAGGTGCGGGCCGGCCAGCCACTGTTCCAGATCAACCCGGCACCATTCAAGGCCGATGTCGACGCCACGAGAGCAGCCCTGCAACGAGCCGAGGTCGCGTTGGCGCGAGCTCAGCTGCAAACCAGACGGCTGCGGACTTTAGTCGAGGTTGGCGCGGTCAGCCACCAGGTCTACGACGACGCGGTCTCCCTGCGCGACCAGGCGGCCGCCGACGTGGCGCAGGCCCGCGCCACGCTGAAGCGACGCCAGCTTGATCTGAAGTTCGCCACGGTGGAAGCGCCTATTTCCGGGCGCATCGAGCAGGCGCTGGTGAGCGAGGGCGCGCTGGTCGGTCGCGGCGACAGCAGTCCCATGGCACGTATCCATCAGATCGACCAGGTCTACGTCGATGTACGCCGCCCGGCGTCCTCGCTCGAATCGCTGCGCCAAGCGCTGGCAACGCGACAAGCAAACGCCGAGGAGGGGCTGCCCGTGGCCATCTTGCGAAGCGATGGCGAGGCGTATGATGTCACCGGGCGCATCCTGTTCTCGGGCATAAACGTCGATGCCGGCACCGGCGACGTACTGCTGCGCGTGCTGGTGGACAACCCGCAACGCCTGCTCCTGCCGGGCATGTTCGTGCGCGCACGCGTGCCGCGTACCAGCTATGCCGCAGCGCTGATGGTGCCGCAGCAAGCGGTGATACGAAACGACGGTGCGCCGCAAATCTGGATCCTCGATGCGCAGAACCGGGCGAAACTCACCCCGGTCAAACTGGGCGAGCTGCTCAATCGGCACTATCGCGTCCAGTCCGGCCTCGCCGCCGGGCAAACCATCGTGGTCGAGGGGATGGCGCGCCTGTCCAACGGCATCAAGGTGCAAGCGCACGAGTGGCAGACACCTGAACCTACAACTGCGGCACTTTCGCACTGA
- a CDS encoding YkgJ family cysteine cluster protein, with the protein MSYESSALVSSVECLKCGKCCSCLTFWYSSAEGMDKRIEFLDSEIVTYYKTNIFIKEVEQLIVKINIPCKYYHDNDAGAKHCIIWESPKRPLMCRVYPSNQFIDYINKQLFVNKSYIEKAKIVLSQICPAVECLTTDDILAEQRRVKEKWDLNSFKRD; encoded by the coding sequence ATGAGTTACGAATCATCAGCGTTGGTTAGTTCAGTGGAATGTTTAAAGTGCGGGAAATGTTGTTCCTGCTTAACGTTTTGGTATAGCTCTGCCGAAGGTATGGATAAGCGGATTGAGTTTCTTGATAGCGAAATCGTAACGTATTATAAAACAAATATTTTCATAAAAGAGGTCGAACAGCTTATAGTTAAGATTAATATTCCGTGTAAATATTACCATGATAATGATGCCGGTGCTAAGCATTGTATTATATGGGAATCGCCAAAGCGTCCACTAATGTGTCGAGTTTACCCTTCGAATCAATTTATAGATTATATTAACAAGCAACTTTTTGTTAATAAATCCTACATCGAAAAGGCAAAGATTGTTTTGTCACAAATTTGTCCAGCAGTAGAATGCTTGACTACTGACGATATACTAGCTGAGCAACGTCGCGTTAAAGAAAAGTGGGATTTGAATAGCTTTAAGAGGGATTGA